From Eleftheria terrae, the proteins below share one genomic window:
- a CDS encoding HAD family hydrolase encodes MQKLLVLDLDETLIHATELPLERPEDFRVGPYCVYLRPQLKSFVSAMLDVFKVGVWTASGESYAAQVVERIFPVDSLEFVWSSQRCTVARDWDTGGYRTIKNLRKLKARGYALESIIAVDDTASKYARSYGNLVTVQEYRGAAHDAELPLLAQYLASLAGVPNVRAVEKRGWRERIGSCPRRSWDDATACREVEAAP; translated from the coding sequence TTGCAGAAGCTGCTGGTTCTCGACCTCGACGAGACGCTGATCCACGCGACGGAGCTCCCGCTCGAACGCCCGGAAGATTTTCGCGTCGGCCCTTACTGCGTTTACCTGCGCCCGCAGCTAAAGAGCTTCGTCAGTGCGATGCTGGACGTGTTCAAGGTCGGCGTCTGGACCGCCTCGGGCGAAAGCTATGCCGCCCAGGTGGTCGAGCGCATCTTCCCGGTCGACTCGCTCGAGTTCGTCTGGTCCAGCCAGCGTTGCACTGTCGCGCGCGACTGGGACACGGGCGGCTACCGGACGATCAAGAACCTGCGCAAGCTGAAGGCACGTGGCTATGCCTTGGAATCCATCATTGCAGTGGACGACACTGCGTCGAAGTACGCGCGCAGCTACGGCAACCTGGTGACGGTTCAAGAGTACCGCGGTGCCGCGCACGATGCGGAACTGCCCCTGCTCGCCCAGTACCTGGCGTCCCTGGCTGGGGTTCCGAACGTTCGTGCCGTCGAGAAGCGGGGGTGGCGCGAGCGCATCGGGTCATGCCCCCGTCGCTCATGGGATGACGCGACCGCCTGTCGCGAGGTTGAAGCGGCACCGTGA
- a CDS encoding response regulator produces MSTEPAASEGSANLADQLTAAAQDASVRLRALGAHLDFDYQGDALFSASDVLHVTAVGAFLLGQAEAAVAQSPRSVFFTTHTYTLDEERSRLLLQVAYPDAGDPSTFARLSENARVTRIVAPDTAGSPLGLAGVTFEARSQPGYSQTHSSGEGTVLQFEVTLGRRHPNAPTGNPLLSLPQAWLIGATLEKDQALRRRLQRDGWIVRHFSKVDEARHELDVKRRPSPALVIGHESSGVSAEALGPWSDLLPPGGRLILGVDKDSLYAAIAGTAIGKLEFWMVPFSPGDLRQIKLSASRWETEHSGHTAPASLDSGRPLVLVVDDNEVNRILATQMLRVLQCDSETAESGLEALEYCQRLRPSAVLMDVNMPVMDGLEATRRLRQFEQHGLTPLPIIASTTDDSPSTRRACEGAGMNAFLVKPLSLASLAQQLRTGAGLAVEFDPSGLH; encoded by the coding sequence ATGAGCACCGAACCCGCGGCAAGTGAAGGCAGCGCCAATCTGGCCGACCAACTCACCGCCGCCGCTCAGGATGCCTCGGTCCGCCTGCGAGCCCTGGGCGCGCATCTCGACTTCGACTACCAGGGCGATGCGCTGTTCAGCGCCAGCGATGTGCTCCATGTGACAGCGGTCGGCGCCTTCCTCCTTGGCCAGGCGGAAGCAGCCGTCGCGCAATCGCCGCGGAGCGTGTTCTTCACCACGCACACCTACACGCTGGACGAAGAGCGGTCCCGGCTGCTCTTGCAGGTGGCCTATCCCGATGCGGGCGACCCGTCGACATTCGCGCGGCTGTCCGAGAACGCACGAGTGACTCGCATCGTGGCCCCGGACACGGCCGGCAGCCCGCTGGGCCTGGCCGGCGTCACCTTCGAAGCCCGCAGCCAGCCGGGATACTCGCAAACCCACTCGTCCGGCGAAGGGACGGTCCTGCAGTTCGAAGTGACGCTGGGCCGCCGGCATCCCAATGCGCCCACCGGCAACCCGCTGTTGTCCCTGCCGCAGGCCTGGCTGATCGGCGCCACCCTCGAGAAGGACCAGGCGCTGCGCCGCCGGCTTCAGCGCGATGGCTGGATCGTTCGTCACTTCAGCAAGGTCGATGAGGCCCGCCATGAGCTCGACGTGAAGCGGCGCCCTTCACCAGCCCTCGTGATCGGGCACGAGAGCAGCGGCGTGTCGGCCGAAGCGCTCGGCCCCTGGAGTGACCTGCTGCCGCCAGGCGGCCGCCTGATTCTCGGTGTCGACAAGGACTCGCTGTACGCGGCCATTGCCGGGACCGCCATCGGCAAGCTCGAGTTCTGGATGGTGCCGTTCAGCCCGGGCGACCTGCGGCAGATCAAGCTGTCCGCGTCCCGGTGGGAAACGGAGCACAGCGGCCACACCGCACCAGCCAGTCTGGACAGCGGCCGCCCCCTGGTCTTGGTGGTGGATGACAACGAGGTGAATCGCATCCTGGCGACGCAGATGCTTCGGGTCTTGCAATGCGACTCGGAGACCGCGGAAAGCGGGCTGGAGGCGCTCGAGTATTGCCAACGCCTGCGACCCTCCGCGGTGCTGATGGACGTCAACATGCCGGTCATGGATGGGCTGGAGGCGACACGTCGGCTGCGCCAGTTCGAGCAGCATGGCTTGACGCCATTGCCCATCATTGCCTCCACCACGGATGACAGCCCGTCGACACGGCGCGCCTGTGAGGGCGCCGGCATGAATGCCTTCCTGGTCAAGCCCTTGTCGCTGGCTTCACTGGCTCAGCAACTGCGCACAGGCGCGGGCTTGGCGGTCGAGTTCGACCCGAGCGGCCTGCACTGA
- a CDS encoding diguanylate cyclase domain-containing protein yields MAADRFRRRRDRRIAPYRGLRARLAGGPVEEPRRHRSAGAEPHAQPLPGLPMPKPAPPGKGRPPASIAVGRRPDRSSKMRRAIRRLDDFLPHAARRPRRWRSQSHPVRRRRMVQSLRTAASEGRMKDARRGDEASVRRVALWLVAGNVALAGTLTAATWLALESSSQAHADRARQATENLADSLSAQIGAELKQIDNALATVALHAQRSSADVDERRGTIERSIAEQRALVPQVDAMRATDAEGSVVYAVVPGGARVNVADRDYFKAAAAGASGLIVSEPLQGRIVRSWGIILARRLQDADGRFAGVVYTNLSTAHFMAEFKRFSVGSEGAIALRSKGMRLVVRYSAREPHSTQGIGTTSVSPELQRLLALQPTHGWYRTKTALDGIERITAYRQVSGGLMTVMAGLATKDFLAAWHQEVAQQVALLGVVLVALGGFSVVIFLQHRRQRAARTELARLAAEQHAMLDNELVGMAKIKDRTIQWKNRAMERLFGYGDSELLGASIQQLFQDEAAYLEKGKLTDALLREGEPYRTQVLMRHKRGQSVWIDLAGVNLSGDESLWLMADISGLKASEERAQHLALHDPLTGLANRLLFKERLEYILADAKRSGETAAVCYLDLDGFKEVNDGLGHDAGDAVLREVALRMSACLRANDVVARLGGDEFGLVLTHLGEAGEAHAVLHRLVQAVGQPVALPQGASVAVGVSIGVALTPRHGNDAATLMKLADGAMYRAKKAGKGRVFVHEQAA; encoded by the coding sequence GTGGCGGCCGACCGATTCCGGCGCCGCCGGGATCGGCGCATCGCGCCGTACCGCGGCCTGCGGGCCCGGCTCGCAGGCGGCCCCGTCGAAGAGCCTCGTCGCCACAGGTCCGCAGGCGCAGAGCCGCATGCGCAGCCGCTCCCGGGGCTGCCAATGCCGAAGCCAGCACCGCCCGGCAAGGGAAGGCCACCGGCGTCGATCGCGGTGGGCAGGAGGCCCGATCGCTCATCTAAGATGAGGCGGGCAATCCGGAGACTGGATGATTTCCTCCCCCACGCAGCACGGCGTCCAAGAAGATGGCGGTCCCAATCCCACCCGGTGCGCCGCCGTCGCATGGTGCAGTCCCTGAGAACTGCCGCCTCCGAGGGGCGGATGAAGGACGCTCGCCGAGGCGACGAAGCGTCCGTCCGTCGGGTGGCCCTGTGGCTCGTGGCCGGCAATGTCGCCCTGGCCGGGACCCTCACGGCGGCCACTTGGCTGGCGCTCGAATCGAGCTCCCAGGCGCATGCCGACCGTGCCCGGCAAGCCACCGAGAACCTGGCGGACAGCCTGAGCGCACAGATCGGCGCTGAACTGAAGCAAATCGACAATGCGCTTGCCACGGTGGCGCTGCACGCACAGCGCAGCAGCGCCGATGTCGACGAGCGGCGAGGAACGATCGAGCGCAGCATCGCCGAGCAGCGTGCGCTGGTGCCTCAGGTGGATGCGATGCGAGCCACCGATGCCGAAGGCAGCGTCGTCTATGCCGTCGTCCCCGGAGGCGCCCGGGTCAACGTCGCCGACCGCGATTACTTCAAGGCGGCCGCCGCAGGGGCGTCCGGCCTCATCGTGTCCGAGCCCTTGCAGGGGCGCATTGTGCGCAGCTGGGGCATCATCCTGGCCAGGCGCCTTCAGGATGCCGACGGCCGGTTCGCCGGTGTCGTCTACACCAACTTGTCGACCGCGCACTTCATGGCGGAGTTCAAGCGCTTCTCGGTGGGCAGTGAGGGTGCCATCGCCCTGCGATCCAAGGGCATGCGCCTGGTGGTCCGGTACTCCGCGAGGGAGCCGCACTCCACGCAGGGCATTGGCACCACTTCCGTGTCCCCGGAGCTGCAACGACTGCTGGCGCTCCAGCCGACACACGGCTGGTACCGTACGAAAACGGCGCTCGACGGCATCGAGCGGATCACCGCGTACCGTCAGGTGAGTGGTGGCTTGATGACCGTGATGGCCGGCCTGGCGACCAAGGACTTCCTCGCCGCCTGGCACCAGGAAGTGGCGCAGCAAGTCGCGCTGCTCGGTGTGGTCCTTGTCGCCCTGGGCGGGTTCTCGGTCGTCATTTTCCTGCAGCATCGCCGGCAGCGCGCCGCCCGCACCGAGTTGGCCCGGCTGGCTGCCGAGCAGCATGCCATGCTCGACAACGAACTGGTCGGCATGGCGAAGATCAAGGACCGGACCATCCAGTGGAAGAACCGGGCCATGGAGCGGCTCTTCGGTTACGGCGATTCGGAGCTGCTGGGGGCGTCCATCCAGCAGCTGTTCCAGGACGAAGCCGCCTACCTCGAAAAGGGAAAGCTCACCGACGCCTTGCTGCGCGAAGGCGAGCCGTATCGCACGCAAGTGCTGATGCGGCACAAGCGCGGGCAGTCGGTCTGGATCGACCTGGCCGGCGTCAATCTCTCCGGGGACGAGTCCTTGTGGCTGATGGCCGACATCAGCGGCCTGAAGGCCAGCGAGGAAAGGGCGCAGCACCTGGCGCTGCACGATCCGCTGACCGGCCTGGCCAACCGCCTGCTCTTCAAGGAGCGGCTGGAATACATCCTGGCGGACGCCAAGCGCAGCGGTGAAACAGCGGCGGTCTGCTACCTGGACCTCGACGGCTTCAAGGAGGTGAACGACGGACTCGGGCACGACGCGGGCGACGCCGTGCTGCGCGAGGTTGCCCTGCGCATGTCGGCCTGTCTGCGCGCCAACGACGTGGTGGCGCGGCTGGGTGGCGATGAATTTGGGCTGGTGCTGACCCACCTCGGCGAGGCAGGCGAAGCACACGCGGTGCTCCACCGGCTGGTCCAGGCCGTGGGCCAACCGGTGGCGTTGCCGCAGGGCGCCTCTGTGGCCGTCGGCGTCAGCATCGGTGTGGCGCTGACACCCCGCCATGGCAATGACGCGGCAACGCTGATGAAACTGGCTGACGGCGCCATGTACCGTGCGAAGAAGGCGGGCAAGGGGCGCGTCTTCGTGCACGAACAGGCGGCGTGA
- a CDS encoding phage tail tip lysozyme has protein sequence MADALDAVGNVSGTGATSRLMSQLMLDMMMQAMQGAGFTPSADTTNAWQALRQQLNNNLQAGARQLGGDADPFGGGSVGSASGPQQQQGPMQHMQGLLESLVQLLQLLTQMLQPQGQPSPGGSTAPAAGPVAKGLGSPSGAPLSPPEAGPAAQGQAADPWGAGSPWSTNGQPKVPGAPAPAPAAGAPAPAASGGGRQGGLAPFSKEAVSGQLSEGDGKKMALDVAEQLSKDFGLTREQAAGVVGNLYHESAGMNSNVNEFGSDPSHPTFGSPNGSQFGYGWAQWTGDRKTAFLNFAKEQGLDPSSPAANYAMLKHELETSEAGTLDALKQARSPEEAAVVFRKVFERAANPVDESRIAAANMIYGQMG, from the coding sequence ATGGCCGACGCCCTCGATGCGGTAGGCAATGTCAGCGGCACCGGAGCCACCAGTCGCCTGATGTCACAGCTCATGCTCGACATGATGATGCAAGCCATGCAGGGCGCCGGCTTCACGCCGAGTGCGGACACCACCAACGCCTGGCAGGCATTGCGACAGCAGCTCAACAACAACCTGCAGGCCGGCGCCCGTCAGTTGGGCGGCGATGCCGACCCCTTCGGTGGAGGCAGCGTGGGCAGCGCCTCCGGGCCCCAACAACAGCAGGGGCCGATGCAACACATGCAGGGCTTGCTGGAATCGTTGGTCCAGCTGCTGCAGCTGTTGACGCAGATGCTGCAGCCACAGGGGCAGCCAAGCCCGGGTGGCTCGACAGCGCCAGCTGCCGGCCCGGTCGCCAAGGGACTCGGTTCGCCGTCCGGTGCGCCACTGTCGCCACCGGAGGCTGGCCCCGCGGCCCAGGGCCAGGCGGCGGACCCGTGGGGCGCCGGCTCGCCCTGGAGCACCAACGGCCAGCCCAAGGTCCCGGGCGCGCCGGCGCCTGCACCCGCCGCGGGCGCACCCGCACCTGCGGCTTCGGGCGGCGGCCGCCAGGGCGGCCTGGCCCCCTTCAGCAAGGAAGCGGTGTCGGGACAACTCTCCGAAGGCGACGGGAAGAAGATGGCCCTCGACGTGGCTGAGCAGTTGTCGAAGGACTTCGGCCTGACGCGTGAGCAGGCGGCCGGTGTGGTGGGCAACCTCTATCACGAGAGCGCAGGCATGAACTCGAATGTCAACGAGTTCGGCTCCGACCCCAGCCATCCGACCTTCGGCTCGCCGAACGGCAGCCAGTTCGGCTATGGCTGGGCGCAATGGACCGGCGACCGCAAGACCGCCTTCCTCAACTTCGCCAAGGAGCAAGGGCTGGACCCCAGCAGCCCGGCTGCCAACTACGCGATGCTGAAGCACGAACTCGAGACGAGCGAAGCCGGCACCTTGGATGCGTTGAAGCAGGCGCGCTCGCCGGAGGAGGCCGCCGTGGTCTTCCGCAAGGTGTTTGAGCGAGCCGCCAACCCGGTCGACGAGAGCCGGATTGCGGCGGCGAACATGATCTACGGGCAGATGGGGTGA
- a CDS encoding DUF4259 domain-containing protein, with amino-acid sequence MGTWAVDAFGNDDAADWLRELQEADDLGPVVEAIQAVTSVGEDELEAPESAVALAAIEVLARLGGSTGERDAHTEAIDQWMERTRAVPTPEILASAEAAIDRILGEDSELRELWEDSDDYEAWVRSVQSLRTRVAAGAFR; translated from the coding sequence ATGGGAACATGGGCCGTCGACGCCTTCGGCAATGATGATGCGGCGGACTGGCTCCGCGAACTCCAGGAGGCAGACGACCTGGGGCCTGTCGTGGAGGCCATCCAGGCAGTGACGTCGGTCGGCGAGGACGAGCTGGAGGCCCCCGAAAGTGCGGTGGCGTTGGCCGCCATCGAGGTGCTGGCACGGCTCGGAGGCAGCACGGGCGAGCGCGACGCTCACACCGAGGCGATCGACCAGTGGATGGAGAGGACCCGCGCCGTGCCGACCCCGGAGATCCTGGCGAGTGCAGAGGCGGCGATCGATCGCATCCTCGGCGAAGACTCCGAACTCCGCGAGCTGTGGGAGGACAGCGACGACTACGAAGCCTGGGTGCGGTCGGTGCAGTCCCTGCGCACGCGGGTGGCGGCCGGGGCCTTTCGATAG
- a CDS encoding methyltransferase domain-containing protein: MNTLPREERWIYDNSAFRLLKTTPNRNDAMPTLDALLDDFRRANSRWIDSWLFQQKPEILDLYPGSEAAEKVVRDLERLATAFPLGEQLAEHFAARLAPLPGATRTTRILEICAGSGWLSRRLAARLERSGCDFEITVSDLCAPRCDVHRIVSCAADATDLPFEDRSFDLLICAQSLHHFAPSALTQVLKEATRVAKVVSIFDIRRTIQGLLFLAAISPFYSREFISDGFTSYRRAYSPEEMRFLISELALPLQVKRFLPIGMLIET; encoded by the coding sequence GTGAACACCCTGCCTCGCGAGGAAAGGTGGATCTACGACAATTCCGCCTTCAGGCTTCTGAAAACAACACCGAACCGCAATGACGCCATGCCGACGCTTGACGCCCTCCTAGATGATTTCCGGCGCGCCAACTCGAGATGGATCGACAGCTGGTTGTTCCAGCAGAAGCCGGAAATCCTCGATCTCTATCCCGGCTCGGAGGCCGCGGAAAAAGTGGTGCGGGACCTGGAAAGGCTGGCGACCGCATTTCCCTTGGGCGAGCAGCTCGCCGAGCATTTCGCCGCCCGATTGGCGCCGCTTCCCGGGGCAACGAGGACAACCCGGATCCTCGAGATATGCGCCGGAAGCGGGTGGCTCAGCAGACGGCTCGCCGCGCGGCTGGAGCGAAGCGGCTGCGATTTCGAGATCACGGTCAGTGATCTTTGCGCCCCCCGGTGCGACGTCCATCGGATCGTTTCATGCGCGGCCGACGCCACCGACCTGCCCTTCGAGGATCGTTCTTTCGACCTCCTGATTTGCGCTCAGTCGCTGCATCACTTTGCGCCTTCGGCGCTCACCCAGGTTCTCAAGGAAGCGACCCGGGTGGCCAAGGTGGTGTCGATCTTCGACATTCGGCGAACCATTCAAGGCCTCCTGTTCCTGGCAGCCATTTCGCCGTTCTACTCGCGGGAGTTCATTTCCGACGGGTTCACCTCCTACCGGCGCGCGTACAGCCCGGAGGAAATGCGCTTCCTGATTTCGGAACTCGCGCTTCCTCTGCAGGTCAAGCGCTTCCTGCCGATCGGGATGTTGATCGAGACCTGA
- a CDS encoding phosphate/phosphite/phosphonate ABC transporter substrate-binding protein, protein MNTLAPLLSARQTSGAPQAVRQMTASFCCVLAAALAGCRSETPEYQPSYSTEPIAPESEVVTVAVHPLHSPQKLATLYQPLVDHLNARIKGVHFALEASSSYSAFEQKLREQKVHVALPNPYQTVVAEKYGYRVIAKVADDRDFRGLILVRKDSVVQRPADLNGKAVSFPAPTALAATLLPQRWLHDHGVDIGSMNVIYAGTQESSILNVALGKTAAAGSWPQAWRSFEQDRPHLASQLMVKWTTEPLVNNAVMVRSGVSEMMAAQIRDALVSLATQEPGRAILARMAVGGFEPAVAADYDKVRRFVRDFERDIRPVGWN, encoded by the coding sequence ATGAATACGCTCGCTCCCCTTCTGTCGGCCCGCCAGACTTCGGGCGCTCCTCAGGCTGTCCGGCAGATGACGGCCAGCTTCTGCTGCGTGCTCGCGGCGGCCCTGGCCGGATGCCGCTCCGAGACGCCGGAGTACCAGCCCAGCTACTCCACGGAGCCGATCGCGCCCGAAAGCGAGGTCGTCACCGTTGCCGTGCACCCGCTGCACAGCCCGCAGAAGCTGGCCACGCTGTACCAGCCGCTCGTCGACCACTTGAATGCCCGCATCAAGGGCGTCCATTTCGCACTCGAAGCGTCTTCGAGCTACAGTGCCTTTGAGCAGAAACTCCGTGAGCAAAAGGTTCACGTTGCGCTGCCCAATCCCTACCAGACCGTGGTCGCCGAGAAGTACGGCTATCGCGTGATCGCAAAAGTGGCGGACGATCGCGACTTCCGGGGCCTGATCCTGGTTCGCAAGGACAGCGTGGTTCAACGTCCGGCCGATCTGAATGGCAAAGCGGTCAGCTTCCCCGCTCCCACCGCCCTGGCAGCGACACTCCTGCCCCAGCGCTGGCTGCACGACCACGGCGTGGACATCGGCTCGATGAACGTCATCTACGCAGGAACCCAGGAGAGTTCGATCCTCAACGTTGCACTCGGCAAGACCGCCGCGGCAGGGAGCTGGCCGCAGGCGTGGCGCAGCTTCGAGCAGGACCGGCCGCACCTTGCCTCGCAGCTGATGGTGAAGTGGACAACCGAGCCGCTCGTCAACAACGCGGTCATGGTCCGGTCCGGCGTCAGCGAGATGATGGCGGCGCAGATCAGGGATGCCCTGGTCTCGCTCGCAACACAGGAGCCCGGCCGGGCGATCCTGGCGCGCATGGCCGTCGGCGGTTTCGAGCCCGCGGTCGCAGCCGACTACGACAAGGTGCGCCGTTTCGTGCGCGACTTCGAGCGGGACATTCGGCCCGTGGGATGGAACTGA
- a CDS encoding diguanylate cyclase domain-containing protein — MELIVMPASLHRFRSFRVKLAAGVALVHAVLMALFVADLVVEQHRFLHERQVQRGMSLTQGIAQHAVSELLSADLASAQEVVQGFVSYPELRYVAILDSTGRIVAHSEPNRIGMYMSDAVTRGMLSGPQAAAVLIDDGRVLDVAAPVLWKGTSLGWVRFAAGMEGVNRQLRKVTLEGLGFAVLAVGLGVLLAVWMARSTTRGLYGLMAVTDATRRGERNVRAAADEGSEIGRLGASFNEMLDALAAQQDQLLAANHDLESRVEQRTAALAESETALVAILEQANDAFVSVREDGHVVNWNRAAERTFGWTREEAIGTPLAELIMPPEMRSMHPGWMRRYLEHGGTTRMVDRRAELTGWRRDGTTFPVEVAVRVRSHRDGTRFFDAFMRDISERKSLEAQLQALAMEDALTTLPNRRAALLSIPAAQARAMRSNRRIAILYLDLDGFKSVNDRLGHQAGDELLQEFARRLRSCVRASDLVARLGGDEFVVVLEGLGDVADAQRVAGKIIAAGSEPYPLSAGGANVSVSIGVRIVAHAEEAAPEELLADADQALYSAKRAGKRRAHLWSAAETADAGSGS; from the coding sequence ATGGAACTGATCGTCATGCCCGCGTCGCTGCATCGGTTCCGGTCGTTCCGTGTGAAGCTCGCAGCCGGGGTGGCGCTGGTGCATGCCGTGCTGATGGCCTTGTTCGTGGCCGATCTTGTCGTCGAGCAGCATCGCTTCCTTCATGAGCGGCAGGTCCAACGCGGCATGAGCCTCACACAGGGCATCGCTCAACATGCCGTCAGCGAGCTGCTCAGCGCCGACCTCGCTTCGGCCCAGGAAGTCGTCCAGGGGTTCGTGTCCTATCCCGAGTTGCGCTATGTCGCCATCCTGGACTCCACCGGCCGCATCGTTGCGCACTCGGAGCCGAACCGCATCGGCATGTACATGTCAGACGCCGTCACACGGGGAATGCTCAGCGGCCCACAGGCGGCGGCGGTGTTGATCGACGACGGCCGCGTTCTGGACGTCGCTGCGCCTGTGTTGTGGAAGGGGACGTCGCTTGGCTGGGTGCGCTTTGCAGCAGGCATGGAAGGCGTCAACCGGCAGCTGCGCAAGGTGACCCTCGAAGGCCTGGGGTTCGCCGTGCTCGCGGTCGGGCTGGGAGTGTTACTGGCCGTCTGGATGGCGCGCAGCACCACACGGGGACTGTACGGCCTGATGGCGGTCACCGACGCGACCCGCCGCGGCGAGCGCAATGTGCGCGCTGCCGCCGATGAGGGCAGCGAGATCGGGCGCTTGGGGGCTTCGTTCAATGAGATGCTCGACGCCCTGGCCGCACAGCAGGATCAACTCCTGGCGGCCAATCATGACCTGGAATCGCGTGTGGAGCAACGCACGGCCGCCTTGGCCGAGAGTGAGACCGCTCTGGTGGCCATCCTGGAGCAGGCCAACGACGCCTTCGTGAGCGTGCGGGAAGACGGGCATGTCGTGAACTGGAATCGGGCGGCGGAGCGGACGTTCGGCTGGACCCGTGAGGAGGCGATAGGCACCCCCCTCGCTGAACTGATCATGCCGCCCGAGATGCGGTCGATGCATCCCGGCTGGATGCGCCGCTACCTGGAGCATGGTGGCACGACGCGCATGGTGGACCGCCGGGCTGAACTGACCGGTTGGCGCCGCGACGGCACGACCTTTCCGGTGGAAGTGGCGGTACGCGTCAGGAGCCACCGCGATGGCACCCGCTTCTTCGATGCCTTCATGCGCGACATCAGCGAACGCAAGTCCCTCGAAGCACAGCTGCAGGCCCTGGCGATGGAGGACGCTCTCACCACGCTGCCGAACCGGCGCGCAGCCTTGCTCAGCATCCCGGCAGCGCAGGCAAGAGCCATGCGTTCCAACCGCAGGATCGCCATCCTCTACCTGGACCTGGACGGGTTCAAATCGGTGAATGACCGCCTCGGCCACCAGGCCGGCGACGAACTATTGCAAGAGTTCGCGCGCCGGCTACGCAGTTGCGTGCGTGCATCTGACCTGGTTGCGCGCCTCGGTGGAGACGAGTTCGTTGTGGTGCTGGAAGGGCTGGGAGACGTGGCGGACGCGCAGCGCGTTGCCGGGAAGATCATCGCGGCTGGAAGCGAGCCCTACCCACTGAGCGCGGGCGGCGCGAACGTCTCGGTCAGCATTGGCGTGCGTATCGTTGCCCATGCCGAAGAGGCCGCCCCAGAAGAACTTCTTGCCGACGCCGACCAGGCGTTATACAGCGCGAAGCGGGCCGGCAAGCGACGTGCTCACCTCTGGAGTGCAGCCGAGACGGCTGACGCGGGCAGCGGTTCGTGA
- a CDS encoding ATP-grasp domain-containing protein: MPTLVFTPRYTADSQALWKAAGHLGWKTERLTAWKVPEHLRTLPDPVLYGEALFGPALAEQLGLVLLNPPEDWLVRLPEEFRLRDIVLTTLGTARASLHRAFVKPPNDKSFPASVYTGSDLPREYPDEMPVLVSEIVRWEKEFRCFILDRSLRTYSVYSRHGELQHHQAFSSSPEENRELEDFATRLLADPRVDLPRAAVVDIGKIEGRGWACVEQNAAWGAGIYGCDPSAVLEVVQHAASKL, from the coding sequence ATGCCCACCCTGGTCTTCACCCCTCGCTACACCGCTGATTCCCAAGCACTGTGGAAGGCGGCTGGCCATCTGGGCTGGAAGACAGAACGTCTGACGGCTTGGAAGGTGCCCGAGCATCTGAGGACCCTTCCCGATCCGGTGCTGTACGGTGAGGCGCTATTCGGCCCCGCGCTCGCGGAGCAATTGGGCCTTGTGTTGCTCAATCCGCCTGAGGATTGGTTGGTTCGATTGCCCGAAGAATTCAGGTTGCGCGACATCGTGCTGACCACCCTCGGGACGGCTCGCGCCTCCTTGCACCGTGCCTTTGTCAAGCCGCCGAATGACAAGAGCTTTCCAGCCAGCGTCTACACGGGAAGCGATTTGCCGCGGGAGTATCCGGATGAGATGCCGGTGTTGGTGTCGGAGATCGTGAGGTGGGAGAAGGAGTTTCGCTGCTTCATCCTCGACAGGTCACTGCGAACGTACTCTGTCTATTCCCGCCATGGGGAGCTGCAGCATCACCAAGCCTTCTCCAGTTCTCCGGAAGAGAACCGGGAACTGGAGGACTTCGCCACTCGACTTCTGGCTGATCCCCGAGTCGACCTGCCGCGTGCGGCAGTCGTCGATATAGGAAAGATCGAGGGTCGGGGCTGGGCCTGTGTGGAGCAGAACGCTGCTTGGGGGGCCGGCATCTATGGGTGCGATCCGTCGGCTGTCCTGGAAGTTGTTCAGCACGCCGCCAGCAAGCTTTGA